From Salinirubellus salinus, the proteins below share one genomic window:
- a CDS encoding thymidine kinase: MHAITQSGWVEVVTGCMFSGKTEELLRRLRRAEIAGQDVAAFTPAIDDRYGTATIGSHAGRRIEATVVDTEDPLPGMRDQLNGEDVVAVDEANFFGPALLDACETLAAEGRRVVVSGTDQTFRGEPFHPLPALIATAEYVEKLQAICTQCGEPATRNQRLVDGDPAHVDDPTVVVGADEAYEARCRSCHTVRRD, translated from the coding sequence GTGCACGCCATCACGCAGAGCGGCTGGGTCGAGGTGGTCACCGGGTGTATGTTCTCCGGCAAGACCGAGGAGTTGTTGCGGCGGCTGCGGCGCGCGGAGATAGCCGGGCAGGACGTGGCCGCGTTCACGCCCGCCATCGACGACCGGTACGGCACGGCGACCATCGGGAGTCACGCCGGCCGGCGCATCGAGGCCACTGTCGTCGACACCGAGGACCCCCTGCCGGGGATGCGCGACCAGCTGAACGGCGAGGACGTGGTGGCGGTGGACGAGGCGAACTTCTTCGGTCCCGCCCTGCTCGACGCCTGCGAGACGCTCGCCGCGGAGGGCCGTCGTGTCGTCGTCTCGGGCACCGATCAGACGTTCCGCGGCGAACCGTTCCACCCGCTCCCCGCGCTGATAGCCACCGCCGAGTACGTCGAGAAACTGCAGGCCATCTGCACGCAGTGTGGCGAACCCGCCACACGGAACCAGCGGCTGGTCGACGGCGACCCCGCCCACGTCGACGACCCCACCGTCGTCGTCGGTGCCGACGAGGCCTACGAGGCACGCTGTCGGTCCTGCCACACCGTCCGCCGGGACTGA
- a CDS encoding NADPH-dependent FMN reductase yields the protein MSTHVVALVGSLRDQSYTRLASRIALDAAAAHGATTDLIDLGELDLPVFDADDREVGDAADLKARVADADSVLLATPVYHGSYSGVLKNALDYCGFDEFEHTTVGLLAVAGGGFPSPALDHLRIVGRSLNAWVLPHQAALPHVYRQFEDGELVDEDLRERVEKLGVRLVEYAHIEPDPRTVEARENVGADD from the coding sequence ATGAGCACGCACGTCGTGGCGCTGGTCGGGAGCCTCCGCGACCAGAGCTACACCCGTCTCGCCTCGCGCATCGCCCTCGACGCGGCGGCGGCGCACGGCGCGACGACGGACCTGATAGACCTCGGCGAACTCGATCTGCCCGTCTTCGACGCCGACGACCGGGAGGTGGGCGACGCGGCCGACCTGAAGGCTCGCGTCGCCGACGCCGACAGCGTCCTCCTCGCCACGCCCGTCTACCACGGGTCGTACTCTGGCGTCCTGAAGAACGCCCTCGACTACTGCGGGTTCGACGAGTTCGAGCACACCACCGTCGGGTTGCTCGCCGTCGCCGGCGGCGGGTTCCCCTCGCCCGCCCTCGACCACCTCCGCATCGTCGGCCGGTCGCTCAACGCGTGGGTCCTCCCGCACCAAGCCGCGCTCCCGCACGTCTACCGCCAGTTCGAGGACGGCGAGCTCGTCGACGAGGACCTGCGCGAGCGTGTCGAGAAGCTCGGTGTCCGCCTCGTCGAGTACGCACACATCGAACCGGACCCGCGGACCGTGGAGGCCAGAGAGAACGTGGGGGCCGACGACTAG
- a CDS encoding translation initiation factor eIF-2B has protein sequence MIDETVEEIAELQTHSSSIVAVKAAEALVELRGREFATVEEFVRSLERNSSALRRAQPSHASLFTTQQEIVRRVSEPEPESVGEGKERLAEVVTEVTERVETAKSEAAANGAELFRDGTTVLTHDYSSTVLEAIETAARAGKHLTVYVTEARPRYLGRKTARTLAGIDRVEATLLTDAACGHVLDECDRVVVGMDCIVGETFYNRVGTFPIAATAAELAVPMHVVGASSKVIESGGFQFENEFRSTSEVMREPAEGFDVVNPAYDATPTHLLESVVTDEETLKF, from the coding sequence ATGATAGACGAGACCGTCGAGGAGATCGCCGAACTGCAGACCCACAGTTCCTCCATCGTCGCCGTGAAGGCCGCCGAGGCGCTGGTCGAACTCCGCGGCCGGGAGTTCGCCACCGTCGAGGAGTTCGTCCGGTCGCTCGAACGCAACTCCAGCGCCTTGCGTCGCGCCCAGCCCTCCCACGCGTCGCTGTTCACGACCCAACAGGAGATCGTCCGGCGCGTGAGCGAGCCCGAACCCGAGAGCGTCGGGGAGGGCAAGGAGCGACTGGCCGAGGTGGTGACGGAGGTGACCGAGCGCGTCGAGACGGCGAAGAGCGAGGCCGCCGCGAACGGCGCCGAGCTGTTCCGCGACGGCACCACCGTCCTCACGCACGACTACTCCTCGACCGTGCTGGAGGCCATCGAGACGGCCGCACGCGCTGGCAAGCACCTCACCGTCTACGTCACCGAGGCCCGCCCGCGCTACCTCGGGCGCAAGACGGCCCGCACGCTCGCGGGTATCGACCGCGTGGAGGCGACGTTGCTCACGGACGCCGCGTGCGGGCACGTCCTCGACGAGTGTGACCGGGTCGTCGTCGGGATGGACTGCATCGTCGGCGAGACGTTCTACAACCGGGTGGGCACGTTCCCCATCGCCGCGACGGCGGCCGAGCTCGCCGTCCCGATGCACGTCGTCGGCGCCTCCTCGAAGGTCATCGAGTCCGGCGGCTTCCAGTTCGAGAACGAGTTCCGCTCGACCAGCGAGGTCATGCGCGAACCGGCCGAGGGGTTCGACGTCGTCAACCCCGCCTACGACGCCACCCCGACCCACCTCCTCGAGTCGGTCGTCACGGACGAGGAGACGCTGAAGTTCTGA
- a CDS encoding RtcB family protein, translating to MTDTFDAGEFTLRKVREHVWEIPQEGEMRVPARILASEALLEEISDDKTLQQLRNTTHLPGIHRHALCMPDGHQGYGFPVGGVAGIDAENGCISPGAVGYDINCGVRMMKTDLTYDDVRGHEEELVEALFEAVPSGLGGGGIVEGGNAVEEALERGVDWALEEGWAVESDLTHCEDEGRRPDADPSAVSQKAKDRGRNQVGSLGSGNHFLEVQRVTDVFDGAIGDAYGLSEDQIVVLIHCGSRGLGHQVCNDYLREIEKTHEGLLSQLPDRELAAAPAGSQLAEEYYGAMCACINFAWVNRQLIMHRTREVFADVFDRPWEEMGMDLLYDVAHNIAKKEVHEVGVDAEGRPVADADAVDRVERELYVHRKGATRAFPAGRPEVPEAYRDVGQPVIIPGSMGAGSYVLCGGTDSMDLTFGSTAHGAGRLMSRTKAKQEYWGGDVQDDLRTQEVYVKAQSGATIAEEAPGVYKDVDEVVRVSDELGIGSKVARTFPVCNIKG from the coding sequence ATGACCGACACCTTCGACGCGGGCGAGTTCACGCTGCGGAAGGTCCGCGAACACGTCTGGGAGATCCCACAGGAGGGCGAGATGCGCGTCCCCGCGCGCATCCTCGCCAGCGAGGCGTTGCTCGAGGAGATCAGCGACGACAAGACGCTCCAGCAGTTGCGCAACACCACCCACCTCCCCGGCATCCACCGGCACGCGCTCTGCATGCCCGACGGCCACCAGGGCTACGGCTTCCCGGTCGGCGGCGTGGCGGGCATCGACGCCGAGAACGGCTGTATCAGCCCCGGAGCGGTTGGCTACGACATCAACTGCGGCGTCAGGATGATGAAGACGGACCTCACCTACGACGACGTCCGGGGCCACGAGGAGGAACTCGTCGAGGCGCTGTTCGAGGCCGTCCCCTCGGGGCTCGGCGGCGGCGGCATCGTGGAGGGAGGCAACGCCGTCGAGGAGGCGCTCGAACGCGGCGTCGACTGGGCACTGGAGGAGGGGTGGGCCGTCGAGTCCGACCTCACCCACTGCGAGGACGAGGGCCGCCGCCCGGATGCCGACCCGAGTGCCGTCTCGCAGAAGGCCAAGGACCGGGGCCGCAACCAGGTCGGGTCGCTCGGGTCCGGCAACCACTTCCTCGAGGTCCAGCGCGTGACCGACGTGTTCGACGGCGCCATCGGCGACGCCTACGGTCTCTCCGAGGACCAGATCGTCGTCCTCATCCACTGCGGGTCGCGTGGCCTCGGCCACCAGGTGTGCAACGACTACCTCCGGGAGATAGAGAAGACCCACGAGGGACTGCTCTCGCAGTTGCCGGACCGCGAGCTCGCGGCGGCACCCGCCGGCTCACAGCTGGCCGAGGAGTACTACGGCGCGATGTGTGCCTGCATCAACTTCGCGTGGGTGAACCGACAGCTCATCATGCACCGGACCCGGGAGGTGTTCGCGGACGTGTTCGACCGGCCGTGGGAGGAGATGGGGATGGACCTGCTCTACGACGTGGCACACAACATCGCCAAGAAGGAGGTCCACGAGGTGGGGGTCGACGCGGAGGGCCGGCCGGTGGCCGACGCCGACGCCGTCGACCGCGTGGAACGTGAGCTCTACGTCCACCGCAAGGGAGCCACCCGGGCGTTCCCCGCGGGCCGGCCGGAGGTGCCGGAGGCCTACCGGGACGTCGGCCAGCCGGTCATCATCCCCGGCTCGATGGGGGCCGGGTCGTACGTCCTCTGTGGCGGCACCGACTCGATGGACCTCACGTTCGGGTCGACGGCCCACGGCGCCGGTCGGCTGATGTCGCGCACGAAGGCGAAGCAGGAGTACTGGGGCGGCGACGTGCAGGACGACCTGCGCACGCAGGAGGTGTACGTCAAGGCCCAGTCCGGCGCGACCATCGCCGAGGAGGCGCCGGGCGTCTACAAGGACGTCGACGAGGTGGTCCGGGTGAGCGACGAACTCGGCATCGGCTCGAAGGTGGCCCGGACGTTCCCCGTCTGCAACATCAAGGGGTGA
- a CDS encoding YIP1 family protein, which translates to MTTWVENPRGGRDRGPRGLARAWVEVLVRPRRFFRNGVAPGDQAPGLTFAVSVALVYLVTRFAFTPASVPLDVGRPLVSAAVSLLVAGIIVAPLTLHLASALQTVILIATVKDRAGVSETVQVVAYATAPCVLAGLPFPTLRVGCALWGFALLVVGMATVHDTSLPRAALAVFVPGLFVFGYAFGGVFALETVTGLELVSTEPPVAPADIGVDPGPS; encoded by the coding sequence GTGACGACGTGGGTCGAGAACCCCCGAGGGGGACGTGACCGTGGACCGCGTGGCCTCGCCCGGGCGTGGGTCGAAGTGCTCGTCCGTCCCCGCCGTTTCTTCAGGAACGGCGTGGCGCCCGGCGACCAGGCGCCCGGCCTGACGTTCGCCGTCAGCGTCGCGCTGGTCTACCTCGTGACCCGGTTCGCGTTCACGCCAGCCAGCGTCCCGCTGGACGTGGGCCGGCCGCTCGTCTCGGCCGCCGTCTCCCTGCTCGTCGCTGGCATCATCGTCGCGCCCCTGACCCTCCACCTCGCGAGCGCCCTCCAGACGGTCATCCTCATCGCCACGGTGAAGGACCGCGCGGGGGTGAGCGAGACGGTCCAGGTGGTCGCGTACGCCACCGCGCCGTGCGTGCTCGCCGGCCTCCCGTTCCCGACGCTCCGTGTCGGCTGCGCCCTCTGGGGGTTCGCGCTCCTCGTCGTGGGGATGGCGACGGTCCACGATACCTCGCTCCCCCGGGCCGCACTCGCCGTCTTCGTGCCCGGCCTGTTCGTCTTCGGCTACGCGTTCGGCGGCGTGTTCGCACTCGAGACGGTGACCGGGCTCGAACTGGTCAGCACGGAACCACCGGTCGCACCCGCCGACATCGGTGTCGATCCCGGACCGTCCTGA
- a CDS encoding A/G-specific adenine glycosylase, with protein MSGEATGGDPDADAGPRVPDDLDAVREALVSWYEADHRSYPWRETTDPYPILVSEVMSQQTQLDRVVEAWHDFLDEWPTVEALADADRAGVVGFWTDHSLGYNNRAKYLHEAARQVVSEHDGEFPRTPDGLQDLMGVGPYTANAVASFAFDDGDAVVDTNVERVLYRAFDVPDDDSTFERVANEVMPPGESRVWNNAVMELGGVACGKSPRCDEAGCPWREWCHAYGTGDFTAPDVPTQPSFDGSRRQMRGRVVKALREYEALPLSKLGPRVRVDYGGEYGEAWLHGLVSDLADDGLVEVADGDDDEPVARLRR; from the coding sequence GTGAGCGGTGAGGCGACAGGCGGCGACCCCGACGCAGACGCTGGCCCGCGAGTCCCCGACGACCTCGACGCCGTCCGGGAGGCCCTCGTCTCGTGGTACGAGGCCGACCACCGGTCGTACCCGTGGCGCGAGACGACCGACCCATACCCCATCCTCGTGAGCGAGGTGATGAGCCAGCAGACGCAACTCGACCGGGTGGTCGAGGCGTGGCACGACTTCCTCGACGAGTGGCCCACGGTGGAGGCACTGGCGGACGCCGACCGGGCCGGCGTGGTCGGCTTCTGGACCGACCACTCGCTGGGGTACAACAACCGCGCGAAGTACCTCCACGAGGCGGCCCGGCAGGTCGTGAGCGAACACGACGGCGAGTTCCCCCGGACACCCGACGGCCTGCAGGACCTGATGGGCGTGGGCCCCTACACCGCGAACGCGGTGGCCTCCTTCGCGTTCGACGACGGCGACGCCGTCGTGGACACCAACGTCGAGCGCGTGCTCTACCGCGCGTTCGACGTGCCGGACGACGACTCGACGTTCGAGCGCGTCGCCAACGAGGTGATGCCACCCGGCGAGTCCCGCGTCTGGAACAACGCCGTGATGGAACTCGGGGGAGTCGCCTGCGGCAAGAGTCCCCGCTGCGACGAGGCCGGGTGTCCGTGGCGCGAGTGGTGTCACGCCTACGGCACCGGCGACTTCACCGCCCCGGACGTGCCGACCCAGCCGAGTTTCGACGGGAGCAGGCGCCAGATGCGTGGCCGCGTCGTGAAGGCGCTCCGCGAGTACGAGGCACTCCCGCTCTCGAAACTCGGCCCGCGGGTCCGGGTCGACTACGGCGGCGAGTACGGCGAGGCCTGGCTGCACGGCCTCGTCTCCGACCTGGCCGACGACGGCCTCGTCGAGGTGGCCGACGGAGACGACGACGAACCGGTCGCGAGGCTCCGACGATGA
- a CDS encoding HAD family hydrolase: MRVLAFDMDGVLVDSERYWLELERESIFPSTVATDVDPEEVTGMNVNDLYHHLSAEYGTTVDEAAFVERYDRAAVTVYDEQVTLLEGLDGLLARLEEAPDVRVALVSSSPVRWIDRVLDRFDLRGAFDAVVSAEHVERGKPDPDVYARAASVLDADPAASLAVEDSANGLRAAAAAGYETVGYLNGTNEVAALSAADRVAEGPVDLERAVEAWLDA, from the coding sequence ATGCGGGTCCTCGCGTTCGACATGGACGGTGTGCTGGTCGACTCGGAGCGCTACTGGCTGGAACTGGAGCGAGAGTCGATATTCCCGTCGACGGTCGCGACCGACGTCGACCCGGAGGAGGTCACGGGGATGAACGTCAACGACCTCTACCACCACCTGTCCGCCGAGTACGGCACCACGGTCGACGAGGCGGCGTTCGTCGAGCGGTACGACCGGGCGGCCGTGACGGTGTACGACGAGCAGGTGACCCTGCTCGAGGGACTCGACGGGCTGCTGGCGAGGCTCGAGGAGGCCCCGGACGTACGGGTGGCGCTGGTCTCCTCCTCGCCGGTGCGCTGGATCGACCGGGTCCTCGACCGGTTCGACCTCCGGGGGGCCTTCGACGCCGTCGTGAGCGCCGAACACGTGGAGCGGGGGAAACCCGACCCGGACGTCTACGCCCGCGCGGCGTCCGTGCTGGACGCCGACCCCGCGGCGTCGCTCGCTGTCGAGGACTCGGCCAACGGCCTGCGGGCCGCCGCGGCGGCCGGGTACGAGACGGTCGGCTACCTGAACGGGACGAACGAGGTGGCGGCCCTGTCGGCAGCCGACCGGGTTGCCGAGGGGCCGGTGGACCTCGAGCGGGCCGTCGAGGCGTGGCTGGACGCCTGA
- a CDS encoding DUF7563 family protein, which translates to MPRCNNCESYVTEAYVRVFAPAEMDTVRVCPHCEDKLRDGAEVREARAPRQQ; encoded by the coding sequence GTGCCGCGTTGCAACAACTGCGAATCGTACGTGACCGAAGCGTACGTCCGTGTGTTCGCTCCCGCCGAGATGGATACCGTCCGGGTGTGCCCTCACTGCGAGGACAAACTCCGTGACGGTGCCGAGGTGCGAGAAGCACGCGCGCCGAGACAGCAGTAA